TGTTTTTAGAGTTAAacgccattttagtccctgtggtttgggtaattttgccagtttagtccaaaggtttcatttttcgcgtgtagatccaaaaaggtttcaccgttgccattttagtccattgggttaacttcatccattatttctgttaacgagaagggcaattcagtcattttatatggctgaattgtccttctagttaacagaattacatataaaatgaccgaatcgcccttctcgttaacagaaaaaatggatgaagttaacccagtggactaaaatggcaatggtgaaacctttttggacccacaggcgaaaaatgagacctttggactaaactggcgaAATGGCCCAAACCAAGGGATTAAAATgccatttaactctttttttataTAGGCTAACATTAGTTTATAAAAATGTGAAAAGATAAGTGCATAGGTGGTTATTAAAATGGGTATGAAAAAAACCATATTAACCAGACCCTGATTGCAAAGTTGCATTACTATCTGCAACAGAAAATTCAAATCATAAACTAACTTCTGAATTTTGATCTCTTGCCTATTGGATCAGGTGGACATTCCCAAGCATACCTTTATTCTTTTGGGCATTAGGATAGCGAACATAGCGTTGCAACGTgctgatttttatgtgtttctaTATAAATCTTATCCAAGAACGAGCTGCTGCAACGTGTGGTTTACGCCTACTAGTTTGATTTAAGTTTGAAACACAATTACGACAAGTAGAAAAAACAAAAGTAGATATACCTGTGTCACGATTCTGAACTTTGATCGTTTTGCTTAGCAAAATCGCTTTCTTTGGCGGGCTCAGTTCAGCAAATGGTTTTGTGTCTTTACTCTTTTGACTTATCTTCTTGGGTGGGTTAGGAAGTTGTGGTTACCGTTTGTTTTAGGAAGATCTAGCTTTCAGTTCCGATGAGTTCTACACCGGTGAAACTCATTTCAGAATGCTTCATCAAACCACTGGACGACCTCTCACAGTCACCGGAGGCAAAGCAGCCTATCCATTTCACACCTTTTGAGCTGGCCTGGCTCAACGTCAAATACGGCCAAAGAGGTCTCCTTTTCAGAAAACCACCTTCACCCGATTATTTCTCAATAAACACATTCTTGAATCACCTCCAACACTCTCTCTCCGCCACCCTCACACATTTCTACCCGCTCGCTTCCCGTTTCACCACTCGAAAACAAGAAAACCCACCTTCATACGTCATCTACTTGGATCCAGAAAACACCCCTGGCGCCAAGTTTATTTATGCCAAGGCGGGTGCCACAGTATCCGACGTTAGTGACCCACCTGACGTACCTTTACTTGTCCATTCGTTGTTTGATCTTAATACAGCCATTTCTTATGACGGTCACACGCTGCCGTTGTTATCCGTTCAGGTAACTAAGAAATGACAAAAGGAATGTTTGGTAATTATGATTGATATTTACGCACTCTACCCTCTACGATGACTAATTACAATGTGTCTAATACAGGTGACCGAACTTGTGGATGGAATATTCATCGGTTGCTCCGTCAACCACATGGTGGCCGACGGGACCTCTTTATGGCATTTCATGGCTACCTGGAGTGAAATATTCAGATCCGAAGGGAAATCAATTTCTCGTCCTCCGGTATTCAAGCGATGGGTGCTGGATGGATATGATCCTATTATCAATATCCCCTACAACCATCAAGATCAGTTTATTGAACGATTAGAAATCCAAACCTTTAAAGAGCGATTCTTCAAGTTCTCATCAACGGCCATCTCCAAGCTCAAAGCAACAGCAAATTCTGAATGCAATACGCATAAGATTTCAAGTTTACAAGCTGTTATCGCGCTTTTATGGAGGTGCATCACCCGTGCGCGATGTCTACCACACGACCATGAAACCACTTGTTCGTTGATGCTTTCTACCCGGCCTAGGTTGAACCCACCTTTGTCTGATGATTATTTTGGCAACCCAGTTCAGTTTGTGGGAGGAAAAGCATGTGTGGGGGATTTGTTGGCTCATGGTCTCGGTTGGGCGGCTTTCCAGCTACATGAAGCTGTGATAAACCACGATGATCAAGCAATCAAGGAAGAGGTTGAGTCATGGATAAGAAGCCCAGTGATATATAAAATGAGTCAGCTGAATGATCCGAACCTGGTGCACGTTGGGAGCTCACCAAGATTTGACATGTACGGGTGTGAATTTGGGTTGGGTAAAGCGGTCGCGGTTAGAAGCGGGTGCACCAACAAATGTGACGGTAAGATAACAGTGCAACCGGGGCGAGAAGGAGGCGGTAGCATGGACGTAGAACTTTGCCTTATGCCCGAGTGTATGAAAAATATTCAATCTGACCAGGAGCTCATGAGTGCTCTAACGTTtgttttgtaacatgtatttttatttaaaacaaatatTATTCTCATTTGGTTTTAGCAAACAACTACGTAGCGAGAAATAAGAAAACCAATTATTTGTGTTTTTATCTATGTTTTCATGATCTGACCGGACCGGTTACAAAAAAACGAGTTAGAGAACATCTGACAACTAGTAAAAGAAGAGGCTTGACATTACGTTTTGTTTTTGAACATTTAAGAAATATTAAGGTTGATGGTTGCATTTTTA
This is a stretch of genomic DNA from Helianthus annuus cultivar XRQ/B chromosome 16, HanXRQr2.0-SUNRISE, whole genome shotgun sequence. It encodes these proteins:
- the LOC110896009 gene encoding uncharacterized acetyltransferase At3g50280 — encoded protein: MSSTPVKLISECFIKPLDDLSQSPEAKQPIHFTPFELAWLNVKYGQRGLLFRKPPSPDYFSINTFLNHLQHSLSATLTHFYPLASRFTTRKQENPPSYVIYLDPENTPGAKFIYAKAGATVSDVSDPPDVPLLVHSLFDLNTAISYDGHTLPLLSVQVTELVDGIFIGCSVNHMVADGTSLWHFMATWSEIFRSEGKSISRPPVFKRWVLDGYDPIINIPYNHQDQFIERLEIQTFKERFFKFSSTAISKLKATANSECNTHKISSLQAVIALLWRCITRARCLPHDHETTCSLMLSTRPRLNPPLSDDYFGNPVQFVGGKACVGDLLAHGLGWAAFQLHEAVINHDDQAIKEEVESWIRSPVIYKMSQLNDPNLVHVGSSPRFDMYGCEFGLGKAVAVRSGCTNKCDGKITVQPGREGGGSMDVELCLMPECMKNIQSDQELMSALTFVL